One window from the genome of Lentibacillus daqui encodes:
- the argJ gene encoding bifunctional ornithine acetyltransferase/N-acetylglutamate synthase has product MAKQLAQINKVEEGITTPKGFHAGGLHCGIKRKRHDLGWLYSEVPANTTAVYTTNLFQAAPLQVTKDSIATAQKIQGLLVNSGVANACTGEEGLHNAYHMRHLFAEKLGVADNFIAVNSTGVIGDQLPMEKLVAGIEAIHLDKSVPADFAKAILTTDTFTKNACVQLELDGKLVTIGGVAKGSGMINPNMATMLSFITTDAAIESEALDMALRTAVNQTFNCITVDGDTSTNDTVMVMANGQTSNKTITIADEDNLSLFTEALIQVCQSLAKQIARDGEGATKLIEVQVKGANSKEDAQVIAKSIVGSSLVKTAVFGADANWGRIICSMGYSGITFDPNKLTVSLGTSKIIDNGLPVLFDEAVVHEYLKQNERIIIQANLNSGMQEAMAWGCDLSYDYVKINASYRT; this is encoded by the coding sequence ATGGCAAAACAATTGGCGCAGATCAACAAGGTAGAGGAAGGCATTACGACACCCAAAGGCTTTCACGCCGGGGGTCTGCACTGTGGCATCAAGCGAAAACGACACGATCTTGGCTGGCTATATTCAGAAGTTCCGGCAAATACGACTGCTGTCTACACGACAAATCTTTTTCAGGCAGCACCTTTACAGGTTACAAAGGATAGTATTGCAACAGCACAGAAGATTCAAGGTTTACTGGTTAATTCCGGAGTAGCCAATGCCTGTACTGGTGAGGAAGGTTTACATAATGCCTATCACATGCGTCATTTATTCGCTGAGAAGTTGGGTGTTGCTGACAACTTCATTGCAGTCAATTCAACTGGGGTCATCGGGGACCAATTGCCAATGGAAAAGCTTGTTGCTGGAATTGAAGCTATCCATCTCGATAAATCTGTTCCAGCTGACTTTGCAAAAGCAATCTTAACGACTGATACATTTACCAAAAACGCCTGTGTACAGCTGGAACTGGATGGGAAGCTGGTAACCATTGGCGGGGTTGCTAAAGGATCCGGAATGATTAATCCCAATATGGCGACAATGCTTTCGTTTATCACAACCGATGCAGCAATCGAATCAGAAGCATTGGATATGGCTTTACGAACTGCTGTAAACCAGACGTTTAATTGCATTACCGTTGATGGAGATACAAGCACCAATGACACAGTAATGGTGATGGCAAATGGTCAGACTTCGAATAAAACAATCACTATAGCGGATGAAGATAATCTTTCATTATTCACAGAGGCTTTAATACAAGTTTGCCAATCGCTAGCCAAGCAGATTGCCAGAGATGGCGAAGGGGCAACCAAATTAATTGAGGTACAAGTGAAAGGTGCCAATAGTAAGGAAGATGCGCAAGTAATTGCCAAATCGATTGTTGGCTCAAGTCTTGTCAAAACAGCGGTATTCGGCGCTGACGCCAACTGGGGAAGAATTATTTGTTCGATGGGCTACAGCGGTATTACGTTTGATCCAAATAAGCTTACCGTTTCGCTTGGTACGAGTAAAATTATCGATAACGGTTTACCAGTTTTATTTGATGAGGCGGTTGTACATGAATATTTAAAGCAAAATGAAAGAATCATTATTCAGGCGAATTTAAATAGCGGTATGCAGGAAGCGATGGCATGGGGCTGTGATCTTTCCTATGATTATGTAAAAATCAATGCTTCCTATCGTACCTAA
- a CDS encoding ABC transporter substrate-binding protein: MKVYKSLQIILRLIISLVIIGLIGCSKDSNSQNADKETDGTPVKGGELNVAIGSEPDSLDWMYISATATRDIAWNMFETLFALDQDFGAKPMIAKDYKLSDDEKTYTIQLRKGVKFHNGATVTADDVVASIERWEKVSSVGKITGKYIKRVKAIDAYTVEIKLKEIYHAFVSDMTAPKSALIVIPEEIANEADDKPLKQNQLIGTGPYQFEKWDKGNEIVLTRFDDYTAREETDWNGLTGEKVAYLDKLNFQIVKDPQVMVNGLKTGIYDYVESIPADLFDVIDANAELDPVTYMNGYNIISMDKTEAPFDDIKARQALQYALDKKSIAQAAYGNEQFYSFDGALFDPEQGELYSDKGIDNYLAYDKQKAKELLNESNYNGKTLTILYSNDTAEYEKIAQIAKQQMEEIGFKVKLEPYEWATYLEKWMDPSNWDLVVIGWSTRFSPSELGMLELNAARSGWYTSERWEELINQWGTAKSTEEKQEILGEMNQTIYDELPFIKISNVKRFDAKSNKVRHLENWVGPRFWNTWKQME, from the coding sequence ATGAAGGTTTACAAATCATTGCAAATCATATTACGTTTAATAATCTCATTAGTCATTATTGGTTTAATTGGCTGTTCAAAGGATAGTAACAGTCAGAATGCAGATAAAGAAACAGACGGTACCCCGGTTAAGGGAGGAGAGCTGAATGTGGCGATCGGATCTGAGCCGGATTCCCTTGACTGGATGTATATTTCTGCGACTGCCACAAGAGACATCGCTTGGAATATGTTTGAAACTCTATTTGCCTTAGATCAGGATTTTGGTGCAAAACCAATGATTGCAAAGGACTATAAGCTTAGTGATGACGAAAAGACCTATACTATTCAGTTGCGTAAAGGGGTGAAATTTCATAATGGCGCCACCGTGACAGCTGATGACGTTGTTGCCTCCATTGAACGTTGGGAAAAAGTATCCTCTGTCGGGAAGATTACTGGTAAATATATTAAGCGAGTAAAAGCGATTGATGCGTATACGGTTGAAATTAAATTAAAGGAAATTTACCATGCTTTTGTTTCCGATATGACTGCTCCAAAATCAGCCTTGATTGTCATACCTGAGGAAATTGCCAACGAAGCAGATGATAAGCCGCTTAAGCAGAACCAGCTTATTGGAACTGGCCCATATCAATTTGAAAAATGGGATAAAGGAAATGAAATTGTTTTAACCCGGTTTGATGATTACACAGCTCGTGAAGAAACAGATTGGAATGGTTTAACCGGAGAGAAAGTGGCTTACCTTGATAAACTTAATTTTCAAATTGTGAAAGACCCACAAGTAATGGTAAATGGATTAAAGACAGGAATATACGATTATGTTGAAAGCATTCCAGCCGATTTGTTTGATGTTATTGATGCTAATGCAGAATTAGACCCGGTTACCTACATGAATGGGTATAACATTATTTCAATGGATAAAACAGAGGCTCCGTTTGACGATATTAAGGCTCGTCAGGCGCTTCAATACGCATTGGATAAAAAGTCAATTGCTCAGGCTGCATACGGAAATGAACAATTTTATAGTTTTGATGGAGCATTATTTGATCCGGAACAAGGGGAACTTTATTCAGATAAAGGAATAGACAACTATTTAGCTTATGACAAGCAGAAAGCAAAAGAACTGCTTAATGAGTCAAATTATAATGGGAAGACGCTGACCATTTTATATTCCAATGACACAGCGGAGTATGAGAAGATTGCGCAAATTGCCAAACAACAAATGGAAGAAATAGGATTTAAGGTGAAGTTAGAACCTTATGAATGGGCGACCTATCTGGAAAAATGGATGGATCCATCGAATTGGGATTTAGTTGTTATTGGTTGGTCTACCCGGTTTTCTCCTAGTGAACTTGGTATGCTGGAGTTAAATGCGGCAAGAAGCGGCTGGTATACAAGCGAACGCTGGGAAGAATTAATAAATCAGTGGGGAACGGCCAAATCAACGGAAGAGAAACAAGAAATTTTAGGTGAAATGAATCAAACCATATATGATGAACTACCATTTATAAAAATTTCTAATGTGAAGCGGTTTGACGCCAAAAGTAATAAAGTTCGTCATTTGGAGAACTGGGTTGGACCTCGTTTTTGGAACACCTGGAAACAAATGGAGTAG
- a CDS encoding ABC transporter substrate-binding protein — MNIKKYNHIFIAILGLFLMSGLIGCSKDAASDGNTDSAKQKPTEGGTLNVAISADPDTIDWMYTGATVTRDVGWHIFETLFALDKDYKPRPMIAEDYEISDDQKTYTINIRKDVNFHDGSAVTADDVVASIDRWRKVSSVGTIASEYIDQVKATDEHTVEITLNQVYSPLLADMAAPKSALTIIPEKIAKDAGEQPLQPEQLVGTGPFKFETWDRGSEIVLAKFEDYSARDETDWGGLTGKKVAYLDEIKFQIVKDPQVMINGLKTDLYDYVQQVPPDLYQMVESDPKMDPVSYINGYSTITPNKAKAPFDDIKARKALNHALDKKTIAEATYGNDEFYHFDGGLFDPEQKELYTEDGTDGYLAYDKDKAEQLLEESSYDGKPITIMFSNSYPRYEKIAEVLKEQLEEVGFKVELEPYEWATYLEKWQDPKNWDLVVVGWSTRFSPSELGMLILDTNSSGWYNSDRWEKLLNQWSTANSREQKKEILAKMNQTVNEELPFIKVVNESTLDAKSDKLKDYDSWVGQRFWNTWKSK, encoded by the coding sequence GTGAATATCAAAAAATATAATCATATTTTTATTGCAATATTAGGTCTGTTTCTAATGAGTGGTCTCATCGGCTGTAGTAAAGATGCCGCTTCAGACGGAAATACAGACTCCGCTAAGCAAAAACCAACAGAAGGCGGAACATTAAATGTCGCGATATCCGCCGATCCAGACACGATTGACTGGATGTATACAGGGGCCACAGTAACCCGGGATGTAGGCTGGCATATATTTGAAACACTGTTTGCACTAGATAAAGACTACAAACCTAGACCAATGATTGCGGAGGATTATGAAATAAGTGATGACCAAAAAACCTATACAATCAATATTCGTAAAGATGTGAACTTTCACGATGGTTCTGCTGTTACCGCGGATGATGTGGTTGCATCGATTGACCGATGGAGAAAGGTATCTTCTGTTGGAACTATCGCCAGCGAATACATTGATCAGGTAAAAGCAACAGATGAACATACGGTTGAGATAACGTTAAACCAAGTATATAGCCCACTTTTGGCGGATATGGCTGCACCAAAATCGGCGCTTACCATTATCCCGGAGAAGATTGCTAAAGACGCTGGGGAACAACCATTGCAACCAGAGCAACTTGTAGGTACCGGTCCATTTAAATTTGAAACATGGGACCGCGGAAGTGAAATTGTCCTTGCTAAATTCGAGGATTATTCTGCTCGAGATGAAACCGACTGGGGCGGGTTAACTGGGAAGAAAGTAGCTTACTTGGATGAAATTAAGTTTCAAATTGTCAAAGATCCACAAGTAATGATTAATGGTTTAAAAACGGATCTATATGATTATGTGCAACAAGTACCACCGGATTTATATCAAATGGTCGAAAGTGACCCCAAAATGGATCCAGTGTCATATATTAATGGCTACTCAACGATTACACCGAACAAAGCAAAAGCACCATTTGATGATATAAAGGCACGTAAGGCATTAAACCATGCCCTGGACAAAAAGACCATTGCTGAGGCAACCTATGGAAACGATGAGTTTTATCACTTTGATGGCGGATTGTTTGACCCCGAACAAAAGGAATTATATACAGAAGACGGAACAGATGGTTATTTGGCATATGACAAGGACAAAGCGGAACAGCTCCTAGAGGAATCAAGTTATGATGGAAAGCCAATCACAATCATGTTTAGCAATAGTTATCCTCGTTATGAAAAAATTGCCGAGGTGCTCAAGGAACAATTAGAAGAAGTCGGATTCAAAGTTGAACTGGAACCATATGAATGGGCAACATATTTGGAAAAATGGCAGGATCCAAAAAATTGGGATCTGGTTGTCGTTGGCTGGTCAACCCGTTTCTCCCCGAGTGAGCTTGGTATGCTAATTTTAGATACCAATAGTAGCGGCTGGTACAACAGTGATCGTTGGGAAAAATTATTAAATCAATGGAGCACTGCCAACTCTAGGGAACAGAAGAAGGAGATTTTAGCGAAAATGAACCAGACCGTTAACGAGGAACTTCCGTTTATTAAGGTAGTTAATGAATCTACTCTTGATGCCAAAAGCGATAAATTAAAAGACTATGATAGCTGGGTCGGACAACGGTTCTGGAATACTTGGAAGAGTAAGTAA
- a CDS encoding ABC transporter ATP-binding protein: MTESLLEIRDLHVHFPINNGLFKKSNASVKAVNGIDISVDKGETIGIVGESGCGKSTLARTIIGLQKPTSGDILFEGESITHYNSKQMRRLREDVQMVFQDPFTSLNPRMKAGDIIAAPLRAYKRITNEEQQVKELMELVGLKPDDYHKLPHEFSGGQRQRIGIARAIALKPKLIICDEPVSALDVSIQAQVINLFEDLQKELNLTYVFIAHDLSVIKHIADKVAVMYLGKMMEVSDGESFYRNAQHPYTNALLSAIPLPDPKKEQSRNQIVLRGELPSPANPPTGCVFHTRCPFATELCKANIPALESKGEDNHQVACFYPINKKDATPVQ, translated from the coding sequence TTGACTGAGTCTTTGCTGGAAATACGTGATCTTCATGTTCACTTTCCGATTAATAATGGGCTATTTAAAAAATCGAATGCTAGCGTAAAAGCGGTTAATGGTATCGATATATCGGTTGATAAAGGTGAAACGATTGGTATTGTCGGGGAATCCGGGTGCGGGAAAAGTACACTTGCCCGAACGATTATCGGGCTCCAAAAGCCGACGTCTGGAGATATTTTGTTCGAAGGGGAAAGTATTACTCATTATAATTCGAAACAAATGCGTCGGTTACGTGAGGATGTACAAATGGTTTTCCAGGATCCGTTTACAAGTCTGAATCCACGGATGAAAGCCGGCGATATCATTGCAGCACCATTAAGGGCATATAAGCGGATAACGAATGAGGAACAACAGGTAAAGGAATTAATGGAACTTGTTGGTCTAAAACCTGATGATTATCATAAGCTTCCCCATGAGTTTTCCGGCGGTCAACGGCAGCGTATCGGGATTGCTCGTGCGATTGCTTTAAAACCGAAATTAATTATCTGCGACGAACCAGTGAGTGCCTTGGATGTGTCAATCCAGGCTCAGGTGATTAATTTGTTTGAAGACTTGCAAAAGGAACTGAATCTTACTTATGTATTTATTGCACACGATTTATCGGTTATCAAGCATATTGCGGATAAGGTAGCTGTCATGTATTTGGGGAAAATGATGGAGGTGTCAGACGGCGAATCGTTTTATCGAAATGCACAGCATCCATATACGAATGCATTATTGTCGGCGATTCCATTACCAGACCCAAAAAAAGAGCAGTCACGCAATCAAATAGTATTACGTGGTGAACTGCCATCTCCTGCTAATCCACCAACCGGGTGTGTATTTCATACAAGATGTCCCTTTGCTACAGAGCTTTGTAAAGCTAATATTCCAGCATTAGAATCTAAAGGTGAGGACAATCACCAAGTAGCTTGTTTTTATCCGATTAACAAGAAAGATGCTACACCTGTACAGTAA
- the argC gene encoding N-acetyl-gamma-glutamyl-phosphate reductase translates to MLKVGIVGANGYGGAELIRLLHNHPHVTLELLVSNSTQGQYIVDQYPHLHSIVELPLEKLDAEGVSNRVDVLFFATPSGVTKEIAPSFIEKGVPCIDLSGDFRLKDGSLYEQWYQQSPADPEYLRQAVYGLPELYRERIKESTFITNPGCYPTAAILGIMPALKTEIIDINGPIIIDGKTGVSGAGRKPSQGIVFSEINENTKAYKLASHQHTPEIEQIISDIHGQNIHLSFTAHIVPMTRGILCTTYLPLKKPLTDSEAVQLYQEIYQNEPFVRVRPKGISPTTKEVYGTNYCDIGLAVDQRTNLLIVVSVIDNLVKGAAGQAIQNLNLLNNWDERTALDVIPVYP, encoded by the coding sequence ATCTTGAAGGTAGGAATTGTAGGTGCAAACGGATATGGTGGAGCGGAACTCATCAGGCTGTTGCACAATCATCCTCATGTAACATTAGAATTGCTTGTATCCAACTCCACCCAGGGACAGTATATTGTTGATCAGTATCCGCATTTACATAGCATTGTGGAACTTCCGTTGGAAAAGCTGGATGCGGAGGGAGTAAGCAACCGGGTCGATGTCCTATTTTTCGCAACACCTTCAGGGGTAACCAAAGAAATTGCCCCTTCGTTTATCGAAAAGGGGGTGCCGTGTATCGATCTTTCCGGTGATTTCCGCTTAAAGGATGGCAGCTTATACGAACAATGGTATCAACAATCACCAGCTGACCCGGAATATTTAAGGCAGGCGGTATATGGGCTCCCGGAGCTTTACCGAGAAAGGATAAAAGAAAGCACATTTATTACTAATCCCGGTTGTTACCCAACAGCTGCCATACTCGGAATCATGCCTGCCTTAAAAACGGAAATAATCGATATAAATGGTCCGATTATTATAGATGGGAAAACTGGGGTATCTGGTGCCGGACGAAAACCATCACAAGGAATCGTGTTCTCTGAAATCAATGAAAATACCAAAGCTTATAAGCTGGCAAGCCATCAACATACACCGGAAATTGAACAAATCATTTCTGATATTCACGGACAGAATATACATTTATCATTCACTGCCCATATTGTTCCAATGACGAGAGGGATTTTGTGTACAACATATTTGCCGTTAAAAAAACCGTTAACTGATAGTGAAGCAGTGCAGTTGTATCAGGAAATTTATCAAAATGAACCTTTTGTTCGGGTTAGACCAAAGGGTATCTCGCCGACAACGAAAGAAGTGTATGGTACGAACTATTGTGATATTGGTCTTGCGGTTGATCAGCGCACAAATTTGTTAATCGTCGTTTCAGTAATTGATAATCTTGTTAAAGGTGCGGCGGGTCAGGCAATCCAAAATCTGAATCTATTAAATAATTGGGATGAGCGGACAGCACTTGATGTAATTCCGGTTTACCCATAG
- a CDS encoding ABC transporter permease, whose translation MLQYTIRRLISIIPVMFIVSIIVFLIVHLTPGNPAFLILGEDSSEESIAQLESQLGLDKPMVIQFFDWIKNIVTGDLGQSVYSSEPVLNIIIGHFGPTFSLMILSLILVLLIAIPTAIFVVWKRKTVLDPMFISVSLLGVSIPEFWFAMLLVLAFGVAIPIFPVAGYIPMAEGFGDWLYHLLLPAFVLAAVEIGLIARMLRDGMLDSVNQDYTRTARAKGVKESRVLMKHVFSNALIPTTTVIGTTVAGLLGGTVILETMFTIPGIGQLLIDSIHRRDYPVIQGVVLFIAAIYVLVNLVVDLLYAFLDPRIRYD comes from the coding sequence TTGCTTCAGTATACCATACGTCGATTAATATCCATCATACCGGTTATGTTTATTGTCAGTATTATTGTTTTTTTAATTGTTCATTTGACACCTGGGAACCCAGCCTTTCTTATTTTGGGGGAAGACAGTTCAGAAGAAAGCATTGCCCAATTGGAAAGCCAGCTTGGATTAGATAAGCCAATGGTGATCCAGTTCTTTGATTGGATCAAAAACATTGTTACAGGGGATCTTGGACAATCGGTTTACTCATCGGAACCGGTTTTAAATATTATTATTGGTCATTTTGGCCCAACATTTAGTTTAATGATTCTTTCGTTAATACTCGTTTTACTGATTGCAATTCCAACGGCTATTTTTGTTGTATGGAAACGGAAAACGGTTTTGGATCCAATGTTTATTTCGGTGTCACTGCTTGGTGTTTCGATTCCGGAGTTTTGGTTTGCGATGTTATTAGTACTTGCTTTTGGAGTAGCAATTCCAATTTTCCCTGTTGCCGGATATATCCCAATGGCAGAAGGATTTGGTGATTGGCTATACCATCTTTTACTACCTGCTTTTGTGCTGGCAGCTGTTGAAATTGGCCTGATTGCACGGATGCTGCGGGATGGCATGCTTGATTCCGTAAATCAGGATTATACACGGACTGCACGTGCTAAAGGTGTCAAAGAAAGCAGGGTGTTAATGAAACATGTGTTTTCCAATGCGTTGATCCCTACAACAACTGTTATCGGTACAACGGTAGCTGGTTTACTTGGTGGAACGGTGATTTTGGAAACTATGTTCACCATCCCTGGGATTGGTCAGCTCTTAATCGATTCGATCCACCGAAGAGATTACCCGGTTATTCAAGGAGTTGTCTTATTTATCGCTGCGATATATGTTTTGGTAAATCTGGTGGTCGATTTGCTTTATGCGTTTTTGGACCCAAGAATACGCTACGATTAA
- the argB gene encoding acetylglutamate kinase, with amino-acid sequence MAYVVIKCGGSILPQLPKTFYENIVTIKKAYHVQPVIVHGGGPMVSSLLEKLNIATSFVDGMRVTTEDVLDVVEMVLSGSINKQIVRNIHVSGGDAVGLSGVDGRLLEAQPLQHKQRLGFVGEIKTVNTKMLTEITAQQQIPVISPIAVGQSGQRWNINADLAAGAVAKALHASLYMVTNVAGVLQNDSVISRLDAQDVEMMIESGQIHGGMIPKVRAAISCLQQGIKRVVIFNGLEQDSLIKLTVGKQVGTSFTLQREPANLQQGGIR; translated from the coding sequence ATGGCATATGTAGTTATCAAATGTGGCGGCAGTATTTTACCGCAACTTCCCAAAACGTTTTACGAAAATATCGTCACCATAAAAAAAGCATATCACGTACAGCCAGTGATTGTACATGGCGGTGGTCCAATGGTCTCCTCTTTGCTTGAAAAACTGAACATTGCCACGTCATTTGTTGATGGTATGCGAGTCACTACAGAAGATGTTCTGGATGTTGTAGAGATGGTTCTATCTGGATCGATTAACAAGCAGATTGTCCGAAATATCCATGTGAGTGGTGGTGATGCGGTTGGATTAAGTGGCGTTGACGGTAGATTGTTGGAAGCACAACCATTGCAACATAAGCAAAGATTGGGGTTTGTAGGTGAAATTAAAACGGTGAATACGAAAATGTTGACGGAGATAACCGCACAACAGCAAATCCCGGTTATTTCCCCCATAGCAGTCGGTCAAAGTGGACAGCGTTGGAATATCAATGCTGACTTGGCAGCCGGAGCTGTAGCCAAGGCACTCCATGCTTCGCTATATATGGTCACAAATGTTGCAGGGGTTTTACAGAACGATAGCGTGATTTCCCGTTTGGATGCCCAAGACGTAGAAATGATGATCGAATCGGGACAAATTCATGGTGGAATGATTCCGAAAGTCCGGGCAGCAATTAGCTGTTTACAACAAGGTATCAAACGTGTTGTCATCTTCAACGGCCTGGAGCAGGATAGCCTGATTAAACTGACAGTCGGGAAACAGGTGGGAACCTCATTTACTTTACAGCGGGAGCCAGCGAATTTGCAGCAAGGAGGAATACGATGA
- a CDS encoding ABC transporter ATP-binding protein translates to MLEVKNLKVHLDTPDGIVKAVDDVSLTVEAGETIGIVGESGSGKSVLALSIIQLNPQPPAFYPKGEILWEDRNLLELNERELRNIRGNEIAMIFQDPMSSLNPVFRIGEQLIEAIRTHQPMSSKEAEQKALELLSDVGIPDPKRRLRDYPHQFSGGMRQRVLIAMALACQPKLLIADEPTTALDVTIQAQILHLMKDIQQKYGTAIMIITHDLGVVANLADKVLVMYSGRIVEEGTVEDIFYRTSMPYTWSLLRSLPRIDADIQERLLAIPGQPPNLVDPPAGCNFHPRCPFAMEECTQVDPSLTTRGEGHRAACILTNEEFTVRKQEIEATEQNEVNSLD, encoded by the coding sequence ATGTTGGAAGTAAAGAATCTGAAAGTCCATTTAGATACACCAGATGGCATAGTAAAGGCGGTTGACGACGTGTCATTAACCGTAGAAGCGGGGGAAACGATTGGCATTGTTGGGGAATCTGGAAGTGGTAAAAGTGTGCTTGCCCTCTCCATTATCCAACTTAATCCACAGCCTCCCGCTTTTTATCCTAAGGGTGAGATTCTGTGGGAAGACCGAAATCTATTGGAACTGAATGAACGGGAACTACGTAATATTCGTGGAAATGAGATTGCGATGATTTTTCAAGATCCGATGTCCAGCTTAAATCCGGTTTTTCGGATCGGAGAACAGTTAATAGAAGCGATTCGCACCCACCAGCCGATGTCAAGTAAAGAGGCCGAACAAAAGGCTTTGGAGCTGTTATCTGACGTGGGCATTCCGGATCCCAAACGCCGATTACGGGATTACCCGCATCAGTTTTCCGGTGGAATGCGGCAGCGGGTTTTGATTGCGATGGCTCTAGCCTGTCAGCCGAAATTACTGATTGCAGATGAACCAACAACTGCACTGGATGTTACTATTCAAGCACAAATATTGCATTTGATGAAGGATATTCAACAAAAATATGGAACGGCAATTATGATCATCACGCATGATTTGGGAGTTGTTGCAAATTTAGCGGATAAGGTGTTGGTAATGTACTCTGGTCGAATTGTCGAGGAAGGAACGGTAGAGGATATATTTTACCGAACGTCCATGCCTTATACGTGGTCACTTCTGCGTTCATTGCCGCGTATTGATGCGGACATCCAGGAACGTCTCCTGGCAATCCCAGGACAGCCGCCAAATCTTGTAGATCCGCCGGCAGGATGCAATTTTCATCCCCGCTGCCCGTTTGCAATGGAGGAATGTACGCAAGTGGATCCATCTTTGACTACTAGGGGTGAAGGCCATCGCGCTGCGTGTATTCTTACAAATGAGGAATTTACTGTGCGTAAACAAGAAATCGAAGCTACTGAACAAAATGAGGTGAATAGTCTTGACTGA
- a CDS encoding ABC transporter permease: protein MLKKKRNLLSLIVLVLMAVATITASWWLPLSPYDIDSGNRLLGPTGKHWFGTDDFGRDIFARTVIAARVSLLVGVVVAFLSTMFGTITGLIAGYYKKADFIIMRIIDGMLAFPALLLALALVAALGGSITNIIIALTLAFWPVMTRVVRSTVLQINSIQYVEAAKTTGTSDLVILTRYVLPNILSPIIVQGTFIFAKAILAEAALSFLGVGVDPSTPTWGNMLQESQIYITIAPWFSIFPGLAIVITVLALNLLGDGLRDAFDPHAKKLKKATKRSMKQRKQKFA from the coding sequence ATGTTAAAGAAAAAGCGTAATTTGCTATCATTAATCGTACTTGTCCTTATGGCAGTGGCTACAATCACGGCTTCATGGTGGCTCCCGTTATCCCCATACGATATTGACTCTGGCAATCGATTATTGGGACCGACTGGGAAACATTGGTTTGGGACAGACGACTTTGGACGGGATATATTTGCCCGGACTGTTATTGCAGCTCGGGTATCCCTGCTGGTTGGTGTAGTTGTTGCATTTTTGTCAACTATGTTTGGAACCATTACCGGATTAATCGCCGGATATTACAAAAAAGCAGATTTCATCATCATGCGGATAATCGATGGCATGCTGGCTTTCCCGGCACTATTGCTTGCATTGGCATTGGTAGCGGCATTGGGTGGTAGCATTACAAATATTATCATTGCTTTGACGCTAGCTTTTTGGCCGGTTATGACCCGGGTTGTCCGGTCAACGGTACTGCAAATTAATTCGATTCAATATGTGGAAGCGGCTAAAACAACAGGGACAAGTGATCTGGTTATTTTAACACGCTATGTTTTGCCAAATATCCTTTCCCCAATTATTGTGCAAGGAACGTTTATTTTTGCCAAGGCAATTTTGGCCGAGGCAGCACTTAGCTTTTTAGGGGTTGGGGTCGATCCTTCTACACCGACTTGGGGAAATATGCTGCAGGAATCACAAATTTACATTACTATTGCACCATGGTTTTCTATTTTTCCGGGGCTTGCTATTGTGATTACTGTACTTGCCTTAAATTTGCTCGGGGATGGGTTGCGAGACGCATTTGATCCACATGCAAAAAAATTGAAAAAAGCAACGAAACGTTCCATGAAACAACGAAAACAAAAATTTGCCTAA